From a single Brassica napus cultivar Da-Ae chromosome C9, Da-Ae, whole genome shotgun sequence genomic region:
- the LOC106401954 gene encoding DNA-directed RNA polymerases II, IV and V subunit 6A — translation MADDDYQDVDDLGYEDEPAEPEIEEGVEDDAEMKENDDVDGEPIEAEDKVEEEAVPRPRKTSKFMTKYERARILGTRALQISMNAPVMVELEGETDPLEIAMKELRQRKIPFTIRRYLPDGSFEEWGVDELIVEDSWKRQVGGD, via the exons ATGGCGGACGACGATTACCAAGATGTCGACGATTTGGG GTATGAGGACGAGCCTGCAGAGCCGGAGATTGAA GAAGGAGTAGAGGATGATGCCGAGATGAAGGAAAATGATGATGTGGATGGTGAACCTATTGAGGCAGAGGATAAGGTAGAGGAGGAAGCTGTGCCACGTCCGCGTAAAACATCAAAGTTTATGACCAAGTATGAACGTGCTAGGATACTAGGCACTCGTGCTCTCCAGATAAG CATGAATGCACCTGTGATGGTAGAGCTGGAGGGTGAGACTGATCCACTCGAG ATAGCAATGAAGGAGCTTAGACAGCGTAAGATACCTTTCACAATCAGGCGTTACTTACCTGACGGGAG CTTTGAGGAGTGGGGAGTTGATGAACTCATTGTGGAAGACTCATGGAAACGTCAAGTTGGTGGTGATTAG